The genomic window TCAGTAAATCCCTCTGCTTTATTCAGTTCACTTCACATCTAAATCCCTCTGCTTGTTGTAGGGCGATAGGGCGTATATGTGCTCGCCTCACCTCATCCCGCCGATCATGAAGCGTCTCAGCGACGAGCAGAGAGGCTTTGTCGAAAAGATTGGGTTTGGGAGCCTGCTGTCCATGGCAGACTTCGAGATGGACAAGGCCCTCACCCTGTGGCTGATCGACAGGTTCAGCTGCGACGCCGAGGCGCTCGAGTTCGACGGCGGCGTGTCGGTCCCGGTGAGGCCGCTCGTGGCGTCCGTCCTCGGGATCCCTTCCGGCCCCATCCAGGTCGTGGCGGGCCTCCACGTCGGCGACGCTCTCCGCACTCGCTACCGCTGCCTGAAAGGGAAGAACGCCGAGAAACTGGCCGAAGAAATGCGCGGCATGACCGAGGAGGAACCCTTCTGTATGGCCTTCATGATGGTGATCCTTGCGGTTTATCTCGCGCCCAACACGACCAAGCTTGTCAACAGGTACTTGTTTGGAGCTGCCCAACAGGTCGGCAGCCTCAAGCAGATGGACTGGTGCGGCTTCGTTGCTGACTATCTCTTCAGAGGGATCAGGAAGTTCAAGGAATCGGATGCACCCTTTGTTTTTGTAAAGGGCTGTGTGCACATTCTCAACGTAAGAAACATTCCGACCGCACTTGTGGAAATTACAAGCTGTTTGAATGTGCTGATGTCGCTTGTTTATTTATGAATTTTGTTTCCATTCATTGTCCTTGAAATGCAGGTCATTTTCATTGATCTCGTGAAACACGCTGCATTTGAAGTGCCAAACGGCTTTCCACGCTTGGGCTTTGTCACTACAGAGCATAACAAATGGGTAGCTTCACATCCCTTTGGTAGCTTGCTGGTAACTACTCATGTACTACATTCTGCAATCAAACTGACTGTGATACACTTTTCTTTTATCATGTGACATATGCCTTGTTCAAAATAATGGCATGCTCTATGCTACTACAAGCATTACCAGTCTTGTAACCCACATTCATCCAGCGAGTAGCATTTATTTACCAAATCTTTACCGATCAAGTTTATTACTTGTACGGAATTAACATTTGAGTGACCTCTTTCAAAAGTATAATTTTCTTTTTATGAAGTGGCATATAATGTTTGCTCAATCAGTAACTTTATGCGCATTCTGATGCAAATAGGTGCGTCGTCTAGAAGAGTCTGTCTATGCTCCCGTGCTCAATAACATGGGAGATGGTAACATTGTTGAAGGCGGAACATGTGCTGATTCTGATACAAATACTGATGCTCTGGCCAATCAGTTTGCTATCACTGTCACCCATCAAAATAACCCGCATCCGATTTCAGCATACCCTGGCCCTGCCAGAACAACCCCTGATGTAACGAGCTTGGCCAGTGTTGAACATGTAGCGTTAGAGACATCAGCTCGATCTGCAGGTACAAGCCAGATACTTACTCCTATTACATTATCTATCTATAGCCAGGTTATAACAGATATTACACAAGCATTTTCAACCATTAATTGGCAAGGCTTGTCCCGAACAACATGTATGTAACATGCTGTAAACTCTGTATTCTTCACCTTTGTTGCCCATTGTACAAGATCTTTACATATTCATGAAATGGAAACAACTGTTTTCTTTAACATTATGTTTGTATATCTCTGACAAAATTGTAACATgtattcctttttcttttgcacATAATTCTACAGTGTATTCATTTAACACTCACAGAGTTGAGGGGTCTGTTTTCTTGGAAGAACGCGTAGTTTTTCCAAGAAGCCGCGAGCAATTGCAGTCTGGTGGGCCTTCTTCACCGTTTTCTGCACAAGTTTGTTGACCCTTCACTTCTGTGACATTATTTTTTTAATTACGCTATGTTATGGGTTCCAATTCCACACGGCATGGCATGGCAGTAATTCAAATAATGTGTTTCCCTCTGATTCCTTTGCAGATTGCGGAGAAGACGCAGCTTGCGCCAGAAGCCACTTTGGGAAGGAGCAGGGGTTCACCGAAGGACGATCGGACGCCCGAGAGGGCGAGGGTGGAGCTGCCCAATAGTGGGCAAGTAAAGCGAGCCGGAGAAGGCACCATAAGGATGGACATGAGTTTGCTTAGTTGTCGCGTCTGCTACCACCCCGTCAAGCCCCCTGTCTTCCAGGTTAATTTCTGTCTGAAAAGAATGCTCGAATAATTTCCTGTTCCATTCAGCTGATGTCTGAGCATGGCAGTATCTGATACAATTTTGTGCAGTGCAATGTCGGGCATTTAGCTTGCGGCACATGCCTCGCGGAGCTCCCCGGCGAACAGTGCCCGATCTgtgagcacggcggtggctttagcCGCTGCCCAGTGATGGACGACGTCGTCTTGTCGAGCGAGATGAAGTGCTCCTACGGCGGCTGCCAGAGCTACGTCCCCTACCACGAGCTCGACGGTCACCAGAGAGTGTGCCCACACGCGCCCTGCTTCTGCACGGAGCCCGGTTGCGGCTTCTGCGGCCCTCCGCCGGCGCTCCTCGGCCACCTCACCGCGGTGCACTCGGTGCCAGTGCAGAAGGTCCAGTACGGCAATGTTCACCGGCTCCGGTTGTCGGAGGCGCGGTGCCTGCTCCACGCGGAAGAGGACGACAGCGTGTTCCTCCTGGCCGTGGGGGCCGTGGGCGCGCTCGGCATGGCCACCGTCGTGTCTGCGGTGTGCATCTGCGCGGGAGCGTCACTGGAGCCGCGGCACGCGGTCAAGCTCCGGGCGAACGGCCCGCCGCCACCGAGCGGCGCAGCGGGCAGCATTCTGTTGGACATGAAGGCGGTGACGAACAGCAACAGGCCCGGCGAGGTGGCCGTGGAGGAGCTGCCGTCGTTCTTGATGGTGCCGCCGACATATCTGGTTGGATCTGGCGCGTCCGAGGTGTCTCTCGACGTTCGCATTGACAGGGTGTGATCTGGGGCATGATTTCTTCATGGAAAATGCACTGGTGTAATGGCTGCTAGATGCCACTCCTGATGGAAGATGTACACTGAACTTGCCGAGTGGATGGAAAAAAACGCGGTGAAGGTGTTGTCTTTTTACCATGGGTGCGAGGGGAATTCACCATGAAATGTCTTCTTTTTAGAGAACCATGGGGCCAACAAGCTTCCACCAAAATGGGGCTGCGCGGGGTGCCGCCCAAAACTAGCCCCCGCACGAAAAGGGGAACCTTCTCCCCCTTCAAGGAACATTGTGTTTTGGGGCGAGACTCCCCCTCCAGAAAATTTCGGGATGTCCCAAAACTTTTTTGACACCCCACCAAAAACTACGGACGCATTTTGAAACTTTTCTGCCCTGATGTGAAACTATTTTTGGTTTCTTCAAACATATTTGGTTTTCCCTCCATTTTTGGTGTCTCCGAAACTTTTCCGTTGACTTCCTCTTAGACTTCTTTTCTAGTATTGTACTCAGCAGATAGATGACACTTAAGGCTGTGTTCGGATCAAAGGGATACGTTTGGAACAAAATAGGGGAAATGGAAAAGGAAGTGAGATGCAAAACAGGGGAAAATAAAAATTTGTAGGAATCTACACAGTCGTATTCGGAATGCAGGACAAAAAACCCACGAAATCAACAGATGTGGGTCCCCTGCATGATTTTTAAGGCTTCGTTCGGTGTGCAGGCATAAAAAACATAGGAAAAACAAACTGCATAGGAATTGGACCGAGTGAACAGTGGAGAACTGTGGAAAGATGAAACAAGGGAAAGGAGCTAGGGCTTGCGTTCGGGTGGCTCACAAAAACACAGAACGACTAGAGTC from Triticum aestivum cultivar Chinese Spring chromosome 3B, IWGSC CS RefSeq v2.1, whole genome shotgun sequence includes these protein-coding regions:
- the LOC123068223 gene encoding uncharacterized protein — translated: MRSNPATPANPSRRGKRGHYNSANKSRRKGDRAYMCSPHLIPPIMKRLSDEQRGFVEKIGFGSLLSMADFEMDKALTLWLIDRFSCDAEALEFDGGVSVPVRPLVASVLGIPSGPIQVVAGLHVGDALRTRYRCLKGKNAEKLAEEMRGMTEEEPFCMAFMMVILAVYLAPNTTKLVNRYLFGAAQQVGSLKQMDWCGFVADYLFRGIRKFKESDAPFVFVKGCVHILNVIFIDLVKHAAFEVPNGFPRLGFVTTEHNKWVASHPFGSLLVRRLEESVYAPVLNNMGDGNIVEGGTCADSDTNTDALANQFAITVTHQNNPHPISAYPGPARTTPDVTSLASVEHVALETSARSAVYSFNTHRVEGSVFLEERVVFPRSREQLQSGGPSSPFSAQIAEKTQLAPEATLGRSRGSPKDDRTPERARVELPNSGQVKRAGEGTIRMDMSLLSCRVCYHPVKPPVFQCNVGHLACGTCLAELPGEQCPICEHGGGFSRCPVMDDVVLSSEMKCSYGGCQSYVPYHELDGHQRVCPHAPCFCTEPGCGFCGPPPALLGHLTAVHSVPVQKVQYGNVHRLRLSEARCLLHAEEDDSVFLLAVGAVGALGMATVVSAVCICAGASLEPRHAVKLRANGPPPPSGAAGSILLDMKAVTNSNRPGEVAVEELPSFLMVPPTYLVGSGASEVSLDVRIDRV